In Hevea brasiliensis isolate MT/VB/25A 57/8 chromosome 13, ASM3005281v1, whole genome shotgun sequence, a single genomic region encodes these proteins:
- the LOC110669680 gene encoding uncharacterized protein LOC110669680 isoform X1, with product MASTGSTPTDPSSSAPEDTAAKAVNKRYEGLVAIRTKAIKGKGAWYWAHLEPILIRNPDTSLPKAVKLKCSLCDAVFSASNPSRTASEHLKRGTCPNFNSDLRSNSVVSPLPSLPSHNHRKRSSHMATPLNSLAIVESTRVCNELGSPNAALSQQQHLVLSGGKEDLGALAMLEDSIKKLKSPKASPGPSLSKDQIDSALELLADWFYEACGSVSSSSLEHPKFRAFLHQVGLPSLSRRDLSGARLENRYHVAKTEVEARIRDAMFFQVACDGWKKKNCCSGEENLIKFSNNLPNGTSLYQKVVLTGGSVSSKYAEEIMWEAVMSTCGSALQRCVGIVADKYKSKALRNLEIQYQWMVNLSCQVQGLLSLIKDFFKELQLFRTVTENCMKLANFVNNKSQVRITFQKYRMQELEYAGLLRVPSSKCECKNDFTHIYAMLEDILSCVRVLQTVVLDDSYKVISVEDSVAREIAGMIQSEGFWNELEAVYSLTKLIRRMAHEIEAERPLIGQCLPLWEDLKAKVKDWSARFNIVDEHVEKIVEKRFRKNYHPAWSAAFILDPLYLMRDTSGKYLPPFKCLTHEQEKDVDKLITRLVSREEAHVALMELMKWRSEGLDPLYAQAVQVKQRDPSTGKMKIAHPQGSRLVWETRLSEYKTLGKIAVRLIFLHATSCGFKCSRSSMKWVCMHRSSRVGLERAQKMIFIAAHAKLERGDFLNEEEKDEELLRVASCEDEMLEAFSDAPSALSTGRPLLYELSAFFLDRFCLSQLDWVDDEPALALGGPPGSTFDEPKNESVFSEQHYPLM from the exons ATGGCATCCACTGGTTCAACGCCTACTGATCCTTCTTCTTCTGCACCCGAGGACACGGCAGCCAAAGCCGTCAACAAGCGATACGAAGGCTTGGTTGCGATTCGAACTAAGGCGATAAAGGGCAAAGGAGCATGGTACTGGGCACATTTAGAGCCTATTCTGATCAGAAACCCAGACACAAGTCTCCCCAAAGCTGTCAAACTCAAGTGTTCTTTATGCGACGCCGTCTTTTCAGCCTCAAACCCGTCGAGAACCGCCTCGGAGCATCTTAAACGAGGCACGTGCCCCAATTTCAACTCTGATTTGAGATCCAATTCGGTAGTTTCGCCTTTGCCGTCTCTTCCTTCTCATAATCATCGAAAGCGAAGCTCTCACATGGCTACCCCCTTAAATTCACTAGCTATAGTTGAGTCAACTCGTGTTTGTAACGAACTCGGTTCTCCTAATGCTGCGTTAAGTCAGCAGCAGCATCTGGTGTTATCTGGTGGTAAAGAGGATTTGGGGGCATTGGCAATGTTGGAAGACAGTATTAAGAAGCTTAAGAGCCCAAAAGCTTCACCTGGTCCTTCATTAAGCAAGGACCAGATTGATTCTGCTCTTGAATTGTTAGCTGATTGGTTCTATGAGGCTTGTGGGTCAGTATCATCTTCAAGCCTCGAGCACCCAAAGTTTCGAGCTTTCCTTCATCAAGTGGGCTTGCCTTCTTTGTCAAGGAGGGACTTGTCTGGTGCTAGGCTAGAGAACAGGTATCACGTGGCAAAGACTGAGGTGGAAGCTAGAATTAGAGACGCTATGTTCTTTCAAGTTGCTTGTGATGGCTGGAAGAAAAAGAATTGTTGTAGTGGAGAAGAGAATTTGATTAAGTTTAGCAATAATCTTCCAAATGGGACTAGTTTGTATCAAAAAGTTGTTTTAACTGGAGGATCGGTGTCTTCAAAGTATGCTGAAGAGATTATGTGGGAGGCAGTGATGAGCACATGTGGGAGTGCTTTACAGAGATGTGTAGGTATAGTTGCAGATAAGTACAAGTCAAAGGCATTGAGGAATTTGGAGATTCAATACCAATGGATGGTGAATCTCTCATGTCAGGTTCAGGGGTTACTTAGTTTGATCAAGGATTTCTTCAAGGAGCTTCAACTTTTCAGGACTGTCACTGAAAATTGCATGAAGCTTGCcaattttgtaaataataaatCTCAAGTTAGGATTACCTTCCAAAAATATAGGATGCAGGAGCTTGAATATGCTGGGTTGCTTCGAGTTCCTTCCAGTAAATGTGAATGTAAAAACGATTTTACGCATATTTATGCGATGCTGGAGGATATATTGAGCTGTGTCCGTGTGCTCCAGACAGTTGTCTTGGACGATTCATATAAGGTGATAAGTGTGGAGGATTCTGTTGCTAGGGAAATTGCTGGGATGATTCAAAGCGAGGGGTTTTGGAATGAATTGGAGGCAGTTTATTCACTAACAAAGCTCATCAGAAGGATGGCTCATGAGATTGAGGCGGAGCGGCCATTGATAGGGCAGTGCCTCCCTCTTTGGGAGGACTTGAAAGCAAAAGTGAAGGATTGGTCTGCCAGATTTAACATTGTTGATGAACACGTAGAGAAAATAGTAGAAAAGAGATTCAGAAAGAACTACCACCCAGCATGGTCTGCTGCATTTATACTTGACCCCCTTTACTTGATGAGGGACACGAGTGGAAAGTACCTTCCTCCATTCAAGTGCTTGACACATGAGCAGGAGAAGGATGTGGACAAGCTTATAACCCGACTGGTTTCCCGTGAAGAAGCTCATGTTGCCTTAATGGAACTTATGAAATGGAGATCAGAAGGGCTAGATCCACTGTATGCCCAGGCTGTTCAGGTTAAACAGAGGGACCCCTCGACTGGAAAGATGAAAATTGCACACCCGCAGGGCAGCAGGTTAGTGTGGGAAACTCGTCTGAGTGAATATAAAACATTAGGCAAGATTGCAGTCAGGCTTATCTTCCTCCATGCGACCTCTTGTGGGTTCAAATGCAGTAGGTCTTCCATGAAATGGGTTTGTATGCATAGGAGCTCAAGGGTGGGCCTCGAAAGGGCTCAAAAGATGATATTTATTGCAGCTCATGCTAAGCTTGAAAGAGGGGACTtcttgaatgaagaagaaaaagacgAAGAGCTTCTCCGTGTGGCAAGCTGTGAAGATGAAATGCTTGAGGCCTTTTCTGATGCACCATCA GCCTTGTCCACTGGGAGACCTCTTTTGTATGAACTATCTGCATTTTTCCTG GATAGGTTTTGTTTGAGCCAATTGGATTGGGTGGATGATGAGCCAGCTTTAGCCCTTGGAGGACCTCCTGGGTCAACCTTTGACGAGCCCAAGAATGAATCTGTGTTCTCAGAACAGCACTACCCACTGATGTAA
- the LOC110669680 gene encoding uncharacterized protein LOC110669680 isoform X2, protein MASTGSTPTDPSSSAPEDTAAKAVNKRYEGLVAIRTKAIKGKGAWYWAHLEPILIRNPDTSLPKAVKLKCSLCDAVFSASNPSRTASEHLKRGTCPNFNSDLRSNSVVSPLPSLPSHNHRKRSSHMATPLNSLAIVESTRVCNELGSPNAALSQQQHLVLSGGKEDLGALAMLEDSIKKLKSPKASPGPSLSKDQIDSALELLADWFYEACGSVSSSSLEHPKFRAFLHQVGLPSLSRRDLSGARLENRYHVAKTEVEARIRDAMFFQVACDGWKKKNCCSGEENLIKFSNNLPNGTSLYQKVVLTGGSVSSKYAEEIMWEAVMSTCGSALQRCVGIVADKYKSKALRNLEIQYQWMVNLSCQVQGLLSLIKDFFKELQLFRTVTENCMKLANFVNNKSQVRITFQKYRMQELEYAGLLRVPSSKCECKNDFTHIYAMLEDILSCVRVLQTVVLDDSYKVISVEDSVAREIAGMIQSEGFWNELEAVYSLTKLIRRMAHEIEAERPLIGQCLPLWEDLKAKVKDWSARFNIVDEHVEKIVEKRFRKNYHPAWSAAFILDPLYLMRDTSGKYLPPFKCLTHEQEKDVDKLITRLVSREEAHVALMELMKWRSEGLDPLYAQAVQVKQRDPSTGKMKIAHPQGSRLVWETRLSEYKTLGKIAVRLIFLHATSCGFKCSRSSMKWVCMHRSSRVGLERAQKMIFIAAHAKLERGDFLNEEEKDEELLRVASCEDEMLEAFSDAPSVPCPLGDLFCMNYLHFSWFCLSQLDWVDDEPALALGGPPGSTFDEPKNESVFSEQHYPLM, encoded by the exons ATGGCATCCACTGGTTCAACGCCTACTGATCCTTCTTCTTCTGCACCCGAGGACACGGCAGCCAAAGCCGTCAACAAGCGATACGAAGGCTTGGTTGCGATTCGAACTAAGGCGATAAAGGGCAAAGGAGCATGGTACTGGGCACATTTAGAGCCTATTCTGATCAGAAACCCAGACACAAGTCTCCCCAAAGCTGTCAAACTCAAGTGTTCTTTATGCGACGCCGTCTTTTCAGCCTCAAACCCGTCGAGAACCGCCTCGGAGCATCTTAAACGAGGCACGTGCCCCAATTTCAACTCTGATTTGAGATCCAATTCGGTAGTTTCGCCTTTGCCGTCTCTTCCTTCTCATAATCATCGAAAGCGAAGCTCTCACATGGCTACCCCCTTAAATTCACTAGCTATAGTTGAGTCAACTCGTGTTTGTAACGAACTCGGTTCTCCTAATGCTGCGTTAAGTCAGCAGCAGCATCTGGTGTTATCTGGTGGTAAAGAGGATTTGGGGGCATTGGCAATGTTGGAAGACAGTATTAAGAAGCTTAAGAGCCCAAAAGCTTCACCTGGTCCTTCATTAAGCAAGGACCAGATTGATTCTGCTCTTGAATTGTTAGCTGATTGGTTCTATGAGGCTTGTGGGTCAGTATCATCTTCAAGCCTCGAGCACCCAAAGTTTCGAGCTTTCCTTCATCAAGTGGGCTTGCCTTCTTTGTCAAGGAGGGACTTGTCTGGTGCTAGGCTAGAGAACAGGTATCACGTGGCAAAGACTGAGGTGGAAGCTAGAATTAGAGACGCTATGTTCTTTCAAGTTGCTTGTGATGGCTGGAAGAAAAAGAATTGTTGTAGTGGAGAAGAGAATTTGATTAAGTTTAGCAATAATCTTCCAAATGGGACTAGTTTGTATCAAAAAGTTGTTTTAACTGGAGGATCGGTGTCTTCAAAGTATGCTGAAGAGATTATGTGGGAGGCAGTGATGAGCACATGTGGGAGTGCTTTACAGAGATGTGTAGGTATAGTTGCAGATAAGTACAAGTCAAAGGCATTGAGGAATTTGGAGATTCAATACCAATGGATGGTGAATCTCTCATGTCAGGTTCAGGGGTTACTTAGTTTGATCAAGGATTTCTTCAAGGAGCTTCAACTTTTCAGGACTGTCACTGAAAATTGCATGAAGCTTGCcaattttgtaaataataaatCTCAAGTTAGGATTACCTTCCAAAAATATAGGATGCAGGAGCTTGAATATGCTGGGTTGCTTCGAGTTCCTTCCAGTAAATGTGAATGTAAAAACGATTTTACGCATATTTATGCGATGCTGGAGGATATATTGAGCTGTGTCCGTGTGCTCCAGACAGTTGTCTTGGACGATTCATATAAGGTGATAAGTGTGGAGGATTCTGTTGCTAGGGAAATTGCTGGGATGATTCAAAGCGAGGGGTTTTGGAATGAATTGGAGGCAGTTTATTCACTAACAAAGCTCATCAGAAGGATGGCTCATGAGATTGAGGCGGAGCGGCCATTGATAGGGCAGTGCCTCCCTCTTTGGGAGGACTTGAAAGCAAAAGTGAAGGATTGGTCTGCCAGATTTAACATTGTTGATGAACACGTAGAGAAAATAGTAGAAAAGAGATTCAGAAAGAACTACCACCCAGCATGGTCTGCTGCATTTATACTTGACCCCCTTTACTTGATGAGGGACACGAGTGGAAAGTACCTTCCTCCATTCAAGTGCTTGACACATGAGCAGGAGAAGGATGTGGACAAGCTTATAACCCGACTGGTTTCCCGTGAAGAAGCTCATGTTGCCTTAATGGAACTTATGAAATGGAGATCAGAAGGGCTAGATCCACTGTATGCCCAGGCTGTTCAGGTTAAACAGAGGGACCCCTCGACTGGAAAGATGAAAATTGCACACCCGCAGGGCAGCAGGTTAGTGTGGGAAACTCGTCTGAGTGAATATAAAACATTAGGCAAGATTGCAGTCAGGCTTATCTTCCTCCATGCGACCTCTTGTGGGTTCAAATGCAGTAGGTCTTCCATGAAATGGGTTTGTATGCATAGGAGCTCAAGGGTGGGCCTCGAAAGGGCTCAAAAGATGATATTTATTGCAGCTCATGCTAAGCTTGAAAGAGGGGACTtcttgaatgaagaagaaaaagacgAAGAGCTTCTCCGTGTGGCAAGCTGTGAAGATGAAATGCTTGAGGCCTTTTCTGATGCACCATCAGT GCCTTGTCCACTGGGAGACCTCTTTTGTATGAACTATCTGCATTTTTCCTG GTTTTGTTTGAGCCAATTGGATTGGGTGGATGATGAGCCAGCTTTAGCCCTTGGAGGACCTCCTGGGTCAACCTTTGACGAGCCCAAGAATGAATCTGTGTTCTCAGAACAGCACTACCCACTGATGTAA
- the LOC110669680 gene encoding uncharacterized protein LOC110669680 isoform X4, protein MASTGSTPTDPSSSAPEDTAAKAVNKRYEGLVAIRTKAIKGKGAWYWAHLEPILIRNPDTSLPKAVKLKCSLCDAVFSASNPSRTASEHLKRGTCPNFNSDLRSNSVVSPLPSLPSHNHRKRSSHMATPLNSLAIVESTRVCNELGSPNAALSQQQHLVLSGGKEDLGALAMLEDSIKKLKSPKASPGPSLSKDQIDSALELLADWFYEACGSVSSSSLEHPKFRAFLHQVGLPSLSRRDLSGARLENRYHVAKTEVEARIRDAMFFQVACDGWKKKNCCSGEENLIKFSNNLPNGTSLYQKVVLTGGSVSSKYAEEIMWEAVMSTCGSALQRCVGIVADKYKSKALRNLEIQYQWMVNLSCQVQGLLSLIKDFFKELQLFRTVTENCMKLANFVNNKSQVRITFQKYRMQELEYAGLLRVPSSKCECKNDFTHIYAMLEDILSCVRVLQTVVLDDSYKVISVEDSVAREIAGMIQSEGFWNELEAVYSLTKLIRRMAHEIEAERPLIGQCLPLWEDLKAKVKDWSARFNIVDEHVEKIVEKRFRKNYHPAWSAAFILDPLYLMRDTSGKYLPPFKCLTHEQEKDVDKLITRLVSREEAHVALMELMKWRSEGLDPLYAQAVQVKQRDPSTGKMKIAHPQGSSRSSMKWVCMHRSSRVGLERAQKMIFIAAHAKLERGDFLNEEEKDEELLRVASCEDEMLEAFSDAPSALSTGRPLLYELSAFFLDRFCLSQLDWVDDEPALALGGPPGSTFDEPKNESVFSEQHYPLM, encoded by the exons ATGGCATCCACTGGTTCAACGCCTACTGATCCTTCTTCTTCTGCACCCGAGGACACGGCAGCCAAAGCCGTCAACAAGCGATACGAAGGCTTGGTTGCGATTCGAACTAAGGCGATAAAGGGCAAAGGAGCATGGTACTGGGCACATTTAGAGCCTATTCTGATCAGAAACCCAGACACAAGTCTCCCCAAAGCTGTCAAACTCAAGTGTTCTTTATGCGACGCCGTCTTTTCAGCCTCAAACCCGTCGAGAACCGCCTCGGAGCATCTTAAACGAGGCACGTGCCCCAATTTCAACTCTGATTTGAGATCCAATTCGGTAGTTTCGCCTTTGCCGTCTCTTCCTTCTCATAATCATCGAAAGCGAAGCTCTCACATGGCTACCCCCTTAAATTCACTAGCTATAGTTGAGTCAACTCGTGTTTGTAACGAACTCGGTTCTCCTAATGCTGCGTTAAGTCAGCAGCAGCATCTGGTGTTATCTGGTGGTAAAGAGGATTTGGGGGCATTGGCAATGTTGGAAGACAGTATTAAGAAGCTTAAGAGCCCAAAAGCTTCACCTGGTCCTTCATTAAGCAAGGACCAGATTGATTCTGCTCTTGAATTGTTAGCTGATTGGTTCTATGAGGCTTGTGGGTCAGTATCATCTTCAAGCCTCGAGCACCCAAAGTTTCGAGCTTTCCTTCATCAAGTGGGCTTGCCTTCTTTGTCAAGGAGGGACTTGTCTGGTGCTAGGCTAGAGAACAGGTATCACGTGGCAAAGACTGAGGTGGAAGCTAGAATTAGAGACGCTATGTTCTTTCAAGTTGCTTGTGATGGCTGGAAGAAAAAGAATTGTTGTAGTGGAGAAGAGAATTTGATTAAGTTTAGCAATAATCTTCCAAATGGGACTAGTTTGTATCAAAAAGTTGTTTTAACTGGAGGATCGGTGTCTTCAAAGTATGCTGAAGAGATTATGTGGGAGGCAGTGATGAGCACATGTGGGAGTGCTTTACAGAGATGTGTAGGTATAGTTGCAGATAAGTACAAGTCAAAGGCATTGAGGAATTTGGAGATTCAATACCAATGGATGGTGAATCTCTCATGTCAGGTTCAGGGGTTACTTAGTTTGATCAAGGATTTCTTCAAGGAGCTTCAACTTTTCAGGACTGTCACTGAAAATTGCATGAAGCTTGCcaattttgtaaataataaatCTCAAGTTAGGATTACCTTCCAAAAATATAGGATGCAGGAGCTTGAATATGCTGGGTTGCTTCGAGTTCCTTCCAGTAAATGTGAATGTAAAAACGATTTTACGCATATTTATGCGATGCTGGAGGATATATTGAGCTGTGTCCGTGTGCTCCAGACAGTTGTCTTGGACGATTCATATAAGGTGATAAGTGTGGAGGATTCTGTTGCTAGGGAAATTGCTGGGATGATTCAAAGCGAGGGGTTTTGGAATGAATTGGAGGCAGTTTATTCACTAACAAAGCTCATCAGAAGGATGGCTCATGAGATTGAGGCGGAGCGGCCATTGATAGGGCAGTGCCTCCCTCTTTGGGAGGACTTGAAAGCAAAAGTGAAGGATTGGTCTGCCAGATTTAACATTGTTGATGAACACGTAGAGAAAATAGTAGAAAAGAGATTCAGAAAGAACTACCACCCAGCATGGTCTGCTGCATTTATACTTGACCCCCTTTACTTGATGAGGGACACGAGTGGAAAGTACCTTCCTCCATTCAAGTGCTTGACACATGAGCAGGAGAAGGATGTGGACAAGCTTATAACCCGACTGGTTTCCCGTGAAGAAGCTCATGTTGCCTTAATGGAACTTATGAAATGGAGATCAGAAGGGCTAGATCCACTGTATGCCCAGGCTGTTCAGGTTAAACAGAGGGACCCCTCGACTGGAAAGATGAAAATTGCACACCCGCAGGGCAGCAG TAGGTCTTCCATGAAATGGGTTTGTATGCATAGGAGCTCAAGGGTGGGCCTCGAAAGGGCTCAAAAGATGATATTTATTGCAGCTCATGCTAAGCTTGAAAGAGGGGACTtcttgaatgaagaagaaaaagacgAAGAGCTTCTCCGTGTGGCAAGCTGTGAAGATGAAATGCTTGAGGCCTTTTCTGATGCACCATCA GCCTTGTCCACTGGGAGACCTCTTTTGTATGAACTATCTGCATTTTTCCTG GATAGGTTTTGTTTGAGCCAATTGGATTGGGTGGATGATGAGCCAGCTTTAGCCCTTGGAGGACCTCCTGGGTCAACCTTTGACGAGCCCAAGAATGAATCTGTGTTCTCAGAACAGCACTACCCACTGATGTAA
- the LOC110669680 gene encoding uncharacterized protein LOC110669680 isoform X3 — protein MASTGSTPTDPSSSAPEDTAAKAVNKRYEGLVAIRTKAIKGKGAWYWAHLEPILIRNPDTSLPKAVKLKCSLCDAVFSASNPSRTASEHLKRGTCPNFNSDLRSNSVVSPLPSLPSHNHRKRSSHMATPLNSLAIVESTRVCNELGSPNAALSQQQHLVLSGGKEDLGALAMLEDSIKKLKSPKASPGPSLSKDQIDSALELLADWFYEACGSVSSSSLEHPKFRAFLHQVGLPSLSRRDLSGARLENRYHVAKTEVEARIRDAMFFQVACDGWKKKNCCSGEENLIKFSNNLPNGTSLYQKVVLTGGSVSSKYAEEIMWEAVMSTCGSALQRCVGIVADKYKSKALRNLEIQYQWMVNLSCQVQGLLSLIKDFFKELQLFRTVTENCMKLANFVNNKSQVRITFQKYRMQELEYAGLLRVPSSKCECKNDFTHIYAMLEDILSCVRVLQTVVLDDSYKVISVEDSVAREIAGMIQSEGFWNELEAVYSLTKLIRRMAHEIEAERPLIGQCLPLWEDLKAKVKDWSARFNIVDEHVEKIVEKRFRKNYHPAWSAAFILDPLYLMRDTSGKYLPPFKCLTHEQEKDVDKLITRLVSREEAHVALMELMKWRSEGLDPLYAQAVQVKQRDPSTGKMKIAHPQGSRLVWETRLSEYKTLGKIAVRLIFLHATSCGFKCSRSSMKWVCMHRSSRVGLERAQKMIFIAAHAKLERGDFLNEEEKDEELLRVASCEDEMLEAFSDAPSDRFCLSQLDWVDDEPALALGGPPGSTFDEPKNESVFSEQHYPLM, from the exons ATGGCATCCACTGGTTCAACGCCTACTGATCCTTCTTCTTCTGCACCCGAGGACACGGCAGCCAAAGCCGTCAACAAGCGATACGAAGGCTTGGTTGCGATTCGAACTAAGGCGATAAAGGGCAAAGGAGCATGGTACTGGGCACATTTAGAGCCTATTCTGATCAGAAACCCAGACACAAGTCTCCCCAAAGCTGTCAAACTCAAGTGTTCTTTATGCGACGCCGTCTTTTCAGCCTCAAACCCGTCGAGAACCGCCTCGGAGCATCTTAAACGAGGCACGTGCCCCAATTTCAACTCTGATTTGAGATCCAATTCGGTAGTTTCGCCTTTGCCGTCTCTTCCTTCTCATAATCATCGAAAGCGAAGCTCTCACATGGCTACCCCCTTAAATTCACTAGCTATAGTTGAGTCAACTCGTGTTTGTAACGAACTCGGTTCTCCTAATGCTGCGTTAAGTCAGCAGCAGCATCTGGTGTTATCTGGTGGTAAAGAGGATTTGGGGGCATTGGCAATGTTGGAAGACAGTATTAAGAAGCTTAAGAGCCCAAAAGCTTCACCTGGTCCTTCATTAAGCAAGGACCAGATTGATTCTGCTCTTGAATTGTTAGCTGATTGGTTCTATGAGGCTTGTGGGTCAGTATCATCTTCAAGCCTCGAGCACCCAAAGTTTCGAGCTTTCCTTCATCAAGTGGGCTTGCCTTCTTTGTCAAGGAGGGACTTGTCTGGTGCTAGGCTAGAGAACAGGTATCACGTGGCAAAGACTGAGGTGGAAGCTAGAATTAGAGACGCTATGTTCTTTCAAGTTGCTTGTGATGGCTGGAAGAAAAAGAATTGTTGTAGTGGAGAAGAGAATTTGATTAAGTTTAGCAATAATCTTCCAAATGGGACTAGTTTGTATCAAAAAGTTGTTTTAACTGGAGGATCGGTGTCTTCAAAGTATGCTGAAGAGATTATGTGGGAGGCAGTGATGAGCACATGTGGGAGTGCTTTACAGAGATGTGTAGGTATAGTTGCAGATAAGTACAAGTCAAAGGCATTGAGGAATTTGGAGATTCAATACCAATGGATGGTGAATCTCTCATGTCAGGTTCAGGGGTTACTTAGTTTGATCAAGGATTTCTTCAAGGAGCTTCAACTTTTCAGGACTGTCACTGAAAATTGCATGAAGCTTGCcaattttgtaaataataaatCTCAAGTTAGGATTACCTTCCAAAAATATAGGATGCAGGAGCTTGAATATGCTGGGTTGCTTCGAGTTCCTTCCAGTAAATGTGAATGTAAAAACGATTTTACGCATATTTATGCGATGCTGGAGGATATATTGAGCTGTGTCCGTGTGCTCCAGACAGTTGTCTTGGACGATTCATATAAGGTGATAAGTGTGGAGGATTCTGTTGCTAGGGAAATTGCTGGGATGATTCAAAGCGAGGGGTTTTGGAATGAATTGGAGGCAGTTTATTCACTAACAAAGCTCATCAGAAGGATGGCTCATGAGATTGAGGCGGAGCGGCCATTGATAGGGCAGTGCCTCCCTCTTTGGGAGGACTTGAAAGCAAAAGTGAAGGATTGGTCTGCCAGATTTAACATTGTTGATGAACACGTAGAGAAAATAGTAGAAAAGAGATTCAGAAAGAACTACCACCCAGCATGGTCTGCTGCATTTATACTTGACCCCCTTTACTTGATGAGGGACACGAGTGGAAAGTACCTTCCTCCATTCAAGTGCTTGACACATGAGCAGGAGAAGGATGTGGACAAGCTTATAACCCGACTGGTTTCCCGTGAAGAAGCTCATGTTGCCTTAATGGAACTTATGAAATGGAGATCAGAAGGGCTAGATCCACTGTATGCCCAGGCTGTTCAGGTTAAACAGAGGGACCCCTCGACTGGAAAGATGAAAATTGCACACCCGCAGGGCAGCAGGTTAGTGTGGGAAACTCGTCTGAGTGAATATAAAACATTAGGCAAGATTGCAGTCAGGCTTATCTTCCTCCATGCGACCTCTTGTGGGTTCAAATGCAGTAGGTCTTCCATGAAATGGGTTTGTATGCATAGGAGCTCAAGGGTGGGCCTCGAAAGGGCTCAAAAGATGATATTTATTGCAGCTCATGCTAAGCTTGAAAGAGGGGACTtcttgaatgaagaagaaaaagacgAAGAGCTTCTCCGTGTGGCAAGCTGTGAAGATGAAATGCTTGAGGCCTTTTCTGATGCACCATCA GATAGGTTTTGTTTGAGCCAATTGGATTGGGTGGATGATGAGCCAGCTTTAGCCCTTGGAGGACCTCCTGGGTCAACCTTTGACGAGCCCAAGAATGAATCTGTGTTCTCAGAACAGCACTACCCACTGATGTAA